A genome region from Eretmochelys imbricata isolate rEreImb1 chromosome 8, rEreImb1.hap1, whole genome shotgun sequence includes the following:
- the GPR151 gene encoding G-protein coupled receptor 151: protein MNSSLAPQVHFAGGCQPHDSREWKAVIPALLGVICPAGLAGNACVIGILLYSARRGKPSLIHSLILNLSLADLLLLLFAAPLRAAAYSRSAWTLGWFVCKTSDGFLHTCMAAKSLTTAVVAKACFMYASNPAKQVSIEPGTICAVLLATWLVALVSSLPLWLFSTLRELAAGSPACVVAVPATAREFMAAFVKLYPLLVFCAPMLCAFLYFWRAYGRCQRRGTKTQNLRNQIRSRRLTIMLLSVTVTLAVMWLPEWISWLWVWHLKPAGPAPPEGFLALTQALMFTISSANPLIFLVMSEEFREGFKGLWKRLTLKKPLPATDNQEIPAANSEILPDSVPSPEPEIAEQEKELPAAPQALESLEKEMPVFPDVEQFWHDREAAPDAQDNDPIPWDHEEKETI, encoded by the coding sequence ATGAACAGCTCCCTGGCTCCGCAGGTGCATTTCGCGGGGGGCTGTCAGCCCCACGACTCGCGGGAGTGGAAGGCGGTGATCCCCGCTTTGCTGGGCGTCATCTGCCCGGCGGGCTTGGCGGGGAACGCGTGTGTCATCGGCATCCTGCTCTACAGCGCCAGGCGAGGGAAACCCTCCCTGATCCACTCCCTGATCCTCAACCTCAGCCTGGCGGATCTGCTTCTCCTGCTCTTCGCGGCGCCCCTGCGGGCAGCCGCTTACTCCCGCAGCGCCTGGACCCTGGGCTGGTTCGTCTGCAAAACCTCCGACGGGTTCCTCCACACGTGCATGGCCGCCAAGAGCCTGACGACCGCCGTGGTGGCCAAGGCTTGCTTCATGTACGCTAGCAACCCGGCCAAGCAAGTGAGTATTGAGCCCGGCACGATCTGTGCGGTGCTGCTGGCCACGTGGCTGGTGGCCCTGGTGAGCTCCCTGCCGCTCTGGCTCTTCAGCACCCTTCGGGAGCTCGCGGCGGGCTCGCCCGCGTGCGTCGTGGCAGTGCCAGCCACCGCCCGGGAGTTCATGGCTGCCTTTGTCAAGCTCTACCCCCTGCTCGTGTTCTGCGCGCCCATGCTCTGCGCCTTCCTTTATTTCTGGCGCGCTTATGGCAGGTGCCAGCGCAGGGGGACCAAGACCCAGAACCTGAGGAACCAGATCAGATCCAGGCGCCTTACAATCATGCTGCTGAGCGTCACTGTCACCTTGGCCGTGATGTGGCTGCCGGAATGGATATCCTGGCTGTGGGTTTGGCACCTAAAGCCAGCAGGCCCTGCTCCCCCCGAAGGCTTCCTAGCTCTGACCCAAGCCCTTATGTTCACCATCTCTTCGGCCAACCCGCTCATCTTCCTGGTGATGTCTGAGGAATTCAGAGAGGGCTTTAAGGGCTTGTGGAAAAGGCTGACCCTGAAAAAGCCTCTCCCTGCCACAGACAACCAGGAAATCCCAGCTGCTAACTCTGAGATTCTCCCCGATTCGGTCCCTTCTCCAGAGCCAGAGATTGCTGAGCAAGAGAAAGAACTCCCAGCTGCCCCTCAGGCCTTAGAAAGCCTGGAAAAGGAGATGCCCGTCTTTCCAGACGTCGAGCAATTCTGGCATGACCGAGAAGCAGCCCCCGATGCTCAAGACAATGACCCTATTCCTTGGGACCACGAAGAGAAAGAGACAATATAG